From a single Herpetosiphon gulosus genomic region:
- a CDS encoding NADH-quinone oxidoreductase subunit J, translating into METFLFITTAIVAVGAALAMVLSSNAVHSALFLILNFCSVAILYFLLRAPFLGAVQVTVYAGAIMVLFLFVIMLLGAENAELGEEKIGWQKPAGLVLGVALLAEIGYVAYRGTKLIDAPVADATNIGAPTTISAKLFSTYLLPFEVISILLLIAVVGTVVLTRRRVVAREERQS; encoded by the coding sequence ATGGAAACATTTTTGTTTATCACCACGGCCATTGTGGCGGTGGGGGCAGCCTTGGCAATGGTGCTGAGCAGCAATGCAGTGCATAGTGCGCTGTTTTTGATTTTGAATTTCTGCTCGGTCGCCATTTTATATTTTTTGCTGCGTGCGCCGTTTCTCGGTGCTGTTCAAGTGACGGTTTATGCTGGCGCGATTATGGTGCTGTTCCTGTTCGTGATCATGCTGTTGGGCGCTGAGAATGCCGAACTTGGCGAGGAGAAAATCGGCTGGCAAAAGCCGGCTGGCCTTGTCTTGGGCGTAGCATTGTTGGCCGAGATTGGCTATGTGGCTTATCGTGGCACGAAATTGATCGATGCTCCGGTAGCCGATGCAACCAACATTGGTGCACCTACCACGATCAGCGCTAAGCTTTTCAGCACCTATCTCTTGCCCTTCGAAGTGATTTCAATTCTGCTCTTGATTGCAGTAGTCGGGACAGTTGTGCTGACCCGTCGGCGGGTGGTTGCCCGTGAGGAGCGCCAATCGTGA
- the nuoK gene encoding NADH-quinone oxidoreductase subunit NuoK, with protein sequence MISTNAYVLLSAILFTIGVVGVLVRRNVIVMFMSVELMLNSANLALIAFSRARAESDGQIITFFVIAVAAAEVAVGLALLVSIFRAKKTTNVDDVNTLKG encoded by the coding sequence GTGATTTCAACCAATGCTTATGTGTTGCTTAGTGCAATTCTTTTTACGATTGGGGTCGTTGGGGTCTTGGTGCGCCGCAATGTCATCGTGATGTTTATGTCGGTCGAGTTGATGCTTAATTCGGCCAATTTGGCATTAATTGCATTTAGCCGTGCACGTGCTGAAAGCGATGGCCAAATTATTACATTCTTCGTGATTGCAGTCGCTGCGGCAGAAGTCGCAGTCGGTTTAGCGCTGTTGGTGTCGATTTTCCGTGCCAAAAAGACCACCAACGTTGATGACGTGAATACGCTCAAGGGCTAG
- the nuoL gene encoding NADH-quinone oxidoreductase subunit L: MAELIWLVPLLPLLGVVINTLLGLNDLRLSRANAHHDHGHDHGHGHGDAHHGHGDNPTAKRSGLIASVMVGLGFVLTVATLIELLGMPAKTTLGENNRWFDVTYWNWMAFGDLEVPFGFLIDQLSVTMMLLVTGVGTLIHLYAVGYMSHDERPTRFFVYLNLFIVAMLMLVMGNNFVMLFLGWEGVGLCSFLLIGFWFEQRDPPWASVKAFVTNRVGDFGLLMAMFAIWTLARKPDGTFLHSLVFREVLEQGTVFSLQQYSTFFMGTQYTAAGAIAFMLLLGVTGKSAQIPLFVWLPDAMAGPTPVSALIHAATMVTAGVYLMIRTHPIFELSPSVQSTVTFIGVATALIAASIALGQYDIKKVLAFSTVSQLGFMVAAVGMGAYVAAMFHLLTHGIFKALLFLGSGSVIHGFGNEQDMRKMGGLRKKMPATFWTYIVGTMGLIGFPLVSGFWSKDEIIGHAFDHDHRTVGMLLVVGAVLTSFYMGRQISMVFFGEQRDQHIHAHESSRWMTAPLIALAGLTLASGVINLPGEDFHFLTTWLEPIVEEEAAKFHLNIAAIVTILGLASFAAGFYLYNWAAKHKRIKPNQRDLLHHWGGDFYAILEEKWGFDALYNAVLVKPYKALASFFGKFFDVKIIDGIVNGTAELVGLSGRGLRTFQSGYVRSYALMFVIGVVIVLGFFALR, encoded by the coding sequence ATGGCGGAATTAATTTGGCTTGTGCCGTTGCTGCCACTGCTCGGTGTCGTGATCAATACCCTGTTGGGGCTGAACGATTTGCGTCTCAGCCGCGCCAACGCCCACCACGACCATGGGCATGATCACGGGCATGGCCACGGTGACGCGCACCATGGACATGGCGATAATCCCACCGCTAAACGCTCTGGCTTAATTGCCAGTGTCATGGTTGGTTTGGGCTTTGTGCTGACCGTTGCAACCCTGATTGAGTTGCTGGGCATGCCTGCCAAAACCACATTGGGCGAAAATAATCGTTGGTTCGATGTAACCTATTGGAACTGGATGGCCTTTGGCGATTTGGAAGTTCCTTTTGGTTTCTTGATCGACCAACTTTCGGTCACGATGATGCTCTTGGTCACTGGCGTGGGGACGTTGATTCACCTCTATGCAGTAGGCTATATGAGCCACGACGAACGCCCCACGCGCTTTTTCGTCTATCTCAACTTATTTATTGTGGCAATGTTGATGCTTGTGATGGGCAACAATTTTGTGATGCTGTTCTTAGGTTGGGAAGGCGTGGGCTTGTGTTCGTTCTTGCTGATTGGCTTCTGGTTTGAACAACGCGACCCACCGTGGGCTTCAGTCAAAGCTTTTGTGACCAACCGCGTTGGCGACTTTGGCTTGTTGATGGCGATGTTTGCAATTTGGACCTTGGCGCGTAAGCCTGATGGCACTTTCTTGCACTCGTTGGTCTTCCGCGAAGTCTTGGAGCAAGGTACAGTCTTCTCGCTGCAACAATACAGCACCTTCTTTATGGGTACGCAATACACGGCGGCTGGGGCGATTGCCTTTATGCTGTTGCTTGGCGTAACTGGTAAATCGGCGCAAATTCCGCTGTTTGTCTGGTTGCCCGATGCAATGGCTGGCCCAACCCCTGTTTCGGCCTTGATTCACGCCGCAACAATGGTTACCGCTGGCGTGTATTTGATGATCCGCACCCACCCAATCTTTGAATTATCGCCATCGGTTCAAAGCACCGTAACCTTTATTGGGGTTGCCACCGCTTTGATCGCTGCTTCGATTGCGCTCGGTCAATACGATATCAAGAAGGTGCTGGCCTTCTCGACGGTTTCGCAATTGGGCTTTATGGTGGCGGCTGTGGGGATGGGAGCATACGTTGCCGCGATGTTCCACCTGCTAACCCACGGGATTTTCAAGGCGCTCTTGTTCCTTGGCTCTGGCTCGGTGATTCACGGCTTTGGTAACGAACAAGATATGCGCAAGATGGGCGGTCTGCGGAAGAAAATGCCCGCCACCTTCTGGACATATATCGTCGGGACGATGGGCTTGATCGGCTTCCCCTTGGTTTCAGGTTTCTGGTCGAAAGACGAAATCATCGGCCATGCCTTCGATCACGACCATCGCACGGTTGGCATGCTGTTGGTTGTAGGCGCAGTTTTGACTTCGTTCTACATGGGTCGCCAAATCTCAATGGTTTTCTTTGGTGAACAACGTGATCAACACATTCACGCTCACGAAAGCAGCCGCTGGATGACTGCACCCTTGATCGCCTTGGCAGGGTTGACCCTCGCCAGTGGTGTGATTAATCTTCCTGGCGAAGATTTTCACTTTCTGACCACATGGCTTGAGCCAATCGTCGAAGAAGAAGCTGCTAAGTTCCACCTCAATATCGCTGCGATTGTGACAATTCTCGGGTTGGCATCGTTTGCAGCAGGCTTCTATCTCTACAATTGGGCTGCCAAGCACAAGCGCATCAAGCCTAACCAACGCGACCTGTTGCACCACTGGGGCGGCGATTTCTATGCCATCCTTGAGGAAAAATGGGGCTTTGATGCGTTGTATAACGCGGTTTTGGTCAAGCCCTACAAGGCATTGGCTAGCTTCTTTGGTAAGTTCTTCGATGTCAAAATTATTGATGGCATCGTTAATGGCACGGCAGAGCTTGTCGGCTTGTCGGGTCGCGGCTTGCGAACGTTCCAATCGGGCTATGTACGCTCGTATGCACTGATGTTTGTAATCGGTGTGGTGATCGTGCTTGGCTTCTTTGCGTTGCGCTAG
- a CDS encoding NADH-quinone oxidoreductase subunit M gives MTNTNDLGFTILSLVVFLPAVGAIILAFMRGQRGAARIFALGWSTLVFAVSLPILFNFKHDAAGLQFYEYFNWIPDWGVRYELGLDGISLWLVLLTTFVTPLAIWSAWNVEEKTNNFLMLILLQEMGMLGVFLAQDLFLFYIFWEFTLIPMYFLIGIWGGKRRIYATVKFFLYTFAASVFMLIGIIALGLLNYKYLAQQGLPTDTAFQVQTLMANINQFGLSDTELKLLFLSFFVAFAVKVPLWPVHTWLPDAHVEAPTAGSVILAAVLLKMGGYGMIRFCVQLFPQIAQEWARPIALLAVIGIIYGAVLSYAQSDIKKLVAYSSVSHMGFIVLGIFALNEVGLQGAVLQMINHGLSTGALFLLIGMVYERTHTRELADYGGLWKVVPVFVYFLLFATMASVGLPGLNGFVGEFLIMLGAFDSPIGWTFTAFAAVGVILAAVYLLKMFQGIASGPFSERRTPHLSDLNRREVAILLPLCILMLVIGLYSAYFTRPMETTIKALEAFVANAAPLIAGQ, from the coding sequence TTGACGAATACAAACGACTTAGGTTTTACGATCTTATCGTTGGTGGTGTTTTTACCCGCCGTCGGTGCGATCATCCTGGCGTTTATGCGCGGCCAACGCGGAGCAGCCCGAATCTTTGCCTTGGGCTGGAGCACACTCGTTTTTGCCGTGTCATTGCCAATTTTGTTCAATTTCAAGCACGATGCCGCTGGTCTTCAGTTCTACGAATATTTCAACTGGATTCCGGATTGGGGCGTGCGCTACGAGTTGGGTCTTGATGGCATCAGTTTGTGGTTGGTGTTGCTCACAACCTTCGTCACTCCTTTGGCAATTTGGAGTGCTTGGAATGTTGAAGAGAAAACCAACAACTTCTTGATGTTGATTCTGTTGCAAGAAATGGGGATGTTGGGCGTGTTTCTCGCTCAAGACCTGTTCTTGTTCTATATCTTCTGGGAATTCACCCTCATCCCAATGTATTTCTTGATTGGGATTTGGGGTGGCAAGCGCCGCATTTACGCCACAGTGAAGTTCTTCTTGTATACCTTCGCTGCTTCGGTGTTTATGTTGATCGGCATTATTGCCTTGGGCTTGCTCAATTATAAATATTTGGCCCAACAAGGCTTACCAACTGATACCGCCTTCCAAGTGCAAACCTTGATGGCCAATATCAATCAATTTGGCTTGTCGGATACCGAATTAAAATTGCTGTTCCTCTCGTTCTTCGTAGCGTTTGCGGTCAAAGTGCCATTGTGGCCTGTCCATACATGGTTGCCCGATGCCCACGTTGAAGCACCTACTGCTGGCTCAGTGATTCTGGCGGCAGTGCTGCTGAAAATGGGCGGCTACGGCATGATTCGCTTCTGCGTCCAGTTGTTCCCGCAAATTGCCCAAGAATGGGCACGGCCAATTGCCTTGCTGGCAGTGATCGGGATCATCTATGGCGCAGTGCTTTCGTATGCCCAAAGCGATATCAAAAAGCTGGTGGCCTATTCATCAGTTAGCCACATGGGCTTTATCGTCTTGGGGATTTTCGCGCTGAATGAAGTTGGTTTGCAAGGCGCTGTATTGCAAATGATCAACCACGGGTTGAGCACTGGCGCATTGTTCTTGCTAATTGGGATGGTTTACGAACGCACCCATACCCGCGAATTGGCCGATTACGGTGGTTTGTGGAAAGTTGTACCCGTGTTCGTTTACTTCCTGTTGTTTGCCACGATGGCCTCGGTCGGCTTGCCTGGCTTGAACGGCTTCGTTGGCGAATTCTTAATTATGCTCGGCGCGTTCGATTCGCCAATCGGCTGGACGTTCACCGCGTTTGCAGCGGTTGGGGTGATTTTGGCAGCGGTCTATTTGCTCAAAATGTTCCAAGGCATTGCTTCGGGGCCATTTAGCGAACGCCGCACGCCACATCTCAGCGATCTCAATCGCCGTGAAGTAGCGATCTTGTTGCCACTTTGTATCTTGATGTTGGTAATTGGTCTCTACTCGGCATACTTTACTCGCCCAATGGAAACAACGATCAAGGCGCTTGAAGCCTTCGTTGCTAATGCTGCGCCACTAATTGCTGGCCAATAA
- a CDS encoding NADH-quinone oxidoreductase subunit N — protein sequence MNDLTFITPEINWTVLGMPAFLMIWAMLVLIVDMFTSDRRILLTLSLIGLGVTAALGALDYGATISGFSDMLVFDKFGVLVNWILLAGTALTLLIAFDYMPRQNLSQGEFYPLVLFATSGMLFLVQSTDLVTIFIGVETLSIALYVLTGFAVPQFKSGEAAIKYLLLGGFAAGFLVYGIALIYGMTGKTNLAQIAAELSTWQSTGRALDDPILLAGVGFVLIALGFKVSMFPFHAWTPDVYEGAPTPVTAYMSVATKGAAFAAMLRFLNVAFPALKPEWQLLFGLFAAATMAYGNIVAVAQSNLKRMLAYSSIAHAGYMLLGVLAASEKGISAFTVYLLAYTLTNLGAFAVLIALENRGMPVFELSDLRGLGKRSPLLALAMTVFMFSLAGVPPTAGFASKFGIFRAAWDANLDYLAIIGVVTSVISAFFYLRVIVTMWMRDAEATEPQPTYATASLSFGVIVAVIGIIAVGILPNIFTDLAKALVLTVAP from the coding sequence ATGAATGATTTAACATTTATCACGCCGGAGATTAACTGGACAGTCTTAGGCATGCCAGCATTCCTGATGATTTGGGCGATGTTGGTATTGATTGTCGATATGTTCACCTCGGATCGGCGGATTTTGCTCACGTTGAGCCTGATCGGGCTTGGCGTGACGGCGGCGCTGGGTGCGCTGGATTATGGCGCAACTATCTCGGGCTTCTCAGACATGTTGGTGTTTGACAAGTTTGGGGTGTTGGTAAATTGGATTTTGCTGGCAGGCACAGCCTTGACCTTGCTAATAGCCTTTGATTACATGCCACGCCAAAATCTCAGCCAAGGCGAATTTTATCCCTTGGTGTTGTTTGCAACCTCGGGGATGTTGTTCTTGGTTCAATCAACCGACCTTGTAACCATCTTCATTGGGGTTGAAACGCTCTCGATTGCGCTGTATGTGCTAACCGGTTTTGCTGTGCCGCAGTTCAAATCGGGCGAAGCAGCGATTAAATATCTGTTGCTTGGCGGTTTTGCTGCTGGCTTCTTGGTTTATGGCATTGCATTAATCTATGGTATGACTGGCAAAACCAACTTGGCCCAAATTGCTGCCGAGTTGAGCACCTGGCAAAGCACAGGCAGAGCACTTGATGATCCCATTTTGTTGGCTGGGGTTGGTTTTGTGCTGATCGCCTTGGGCTTCAAGGTTTCAATGTTCCCCTTCCATGCCTGGACACCAGACGTTTACGAAGGTGCGCCTACACCAGTAACCGCCTACATGTCGGTTGCAACCAAGGGCGCAGCGTTCGCAGCGATGTTGCGTTTCTTGAATGTGGCATTTCCTGCGCTCAAACCTGAGTGGCAATTGCTGTTTGGCTTATTTGCCGCTGCAACTATGGCCTACGGCAATATCGTGGCGGTAGCACAAAGTAACCTCAAACGGATGTTAGCCTATTCGTCAATTGCCCACGCTGGCTATATGTTGCTGGGCGTGTTGGCTGCTAGCGAAAAAGGCATCAGCGCATTCACGGTTTACCTGTTGGCCTACACTTTGACCAACCTTGGCGCGTTTGCTGTGCTGATCGCTTTGGAAAATCGCGGCATGCCCGTGTTTGAATTGAGCGATTTACGCGGTTTAGGCAAGCGTAGCCCATTGTTGGCGCTCGCGATGACCGTGTTTATGTTCTCGTTGGCAGGCGTGCCACCAACAGCTGGATTTGCCAGCAAGTTTGGTATTTTCCGCGCCGCTTGGGATGCCAATCTCGATTATCTGGCGATTATCGGGGTCGTCACCAGTGTGATTTCGGCCTTCTTCTACTTGCGGGTAATTGTGACGATGTGGATGCGCGATGCCGAAGCCACCGAGCCACAACCAACCTATGCCACGGCCTCGCTCTCGTTCGGCGTAATCGTCGCAGTGATTGGGATTATCGCAGTGGGAATTTTGCCCAATATCTTCACCGATTTGGCTAAAGCGCTGGTTCTGACCGTCGCTCCCTAA
- a CDS encoding NAD(P)-binding domain-containing protein — MTESIGILGTGEMGGILARAFSRANYPVLLGSRAAARAAERATALAVAGGGKIQSGDYTTTVQSASILILALGFSDALTLLPTLGTALNGKLVVDISTPWGDEIAERSAAERLADQLPATAQLVGAWKTTFAATLDGPHDLQHDVFVSGDHAAAKQRVSGLIQKLGFRAVDCGNLATARVLEGMVRLMGPIARSLAPAERHGSPAWKFLP; from the coding sequence ATGACTGAATCCATTGGGATTCTTGGTACGGGTGAGATGGGAGGCATCTTGGCGCGGGCCTTCAGTCGGGCAAACTATCCGGTTTTGCTGGGATCGCGTGCTGCTGCGCGGGCGGCAGAACGGGCTACCGCGCTGGCCGTTGCTGGTGGGGGGAAGATTCAGTCTGGTGACTATACAACGACAGTCCAATCAGCCTCGATTTTAATCCTCGCACTGGGCTTTTCGGATGCCTTGACCTTGCTCCCAACGCTCGGAACAGCCTTGAACGGCAAACTGGTGGTGGATATTAGTACTCCGTGGGGTGATGAAATTGCCGAGCGCTCCGCCGCCGAACGTCTAGCGGATCAGCTGCCTGCCACGGCGCAGCTTGTTGGTGCGTGGAAAACGACCTTTGCAGCGACGCTTGATGGGCCACACGATCTCCAGCACGATGTGTTTGTGTCGGGTGATCATGCGGCGGCCAAGCAGCGGGTAAGTGGTTTAATTCAGAAACTGGGGTTTCGGGCGGTGGATTGTGGAAATTTGGCAACCGCCCGAGTCTTGGAGGGGATGGTGCGATTAATGGGACCAATCGCCCGGTCGCTTGCCCCCGCCGAGCGCCATGGCTCACCTGCATGGAAGTTTTTGCCTTAG
- a CDS encoding heavy metal-responsive transcriptional regulator: protein MQIGQVARRCGVSVQTVRLYERMGLIETAQRRESGYRDYSNTVVARILAIKQGQALGFSLREMGMFLQLSPQNTEQALIQQFVDQKVQQIDQTVQQFQRLRQALHEFAARSADDPRECPVIHALAEMACSQGVSDA from the coding sequence ATGCAAATTGGCCAAGTAGCTCGCCGCTGTGGCGTGAGTGTGCAAACGGTGCGCTTATATGAACGCATGGGCTTGATCGAAACCGCCCAACGCCGTGAATCAGGCTATCGCGATTATTCAAACACGGTTGTTGCGCGAATTTTGGCAATCAAGCAAGGTCAAGCATTGGGCTTTAGCTTGCGTGAAATGGGCATGTTTCTGCAACTCAGCCCGCAAAATACCGAGCAAGCCTTGATTCAGCAATTTGTTGATCAAAAAGTTCAGCAAATTGACCAGACGGTTCAACAGTTTCAGCGTTTGCGCCAGGCCTTGCACGAATTCGCCGCTCGTTCCGCTGATGATCCGCGTGAATGCCCAGTTATTCACGCTTTGGCCGAGATGGCCTGTTCTCAAGGAGTTTCTGATGCTTAG
- a CDS encoding glutamate-5-semialdehyde dehydrogenase — protein sequence MLEAMGQRAKLAARILARTTTAQRNAAVEAMAEELSLDRESILSANEADMRLGREAGLTPALLDRLLLNEQRLETIANDVRTVAVLPDPVGEIFEQGVLPNGLRIEKRRVPLGVVGVIYEARPNVTADVAALCIKAGSAVILRGGKEITRSAGALVQALRRALERVDLPADALQLIDNPDRELVRGLLTLDRYVDMIIPRGGSGLHDFCRKTATIPVITGGIGVCHAYIDHTAPLEQVVPIIVNAKVQRPSVCNSLETVLIERSAAAKVLPRLGAALYENKVELRCDPESLAILREAGSADWHLVAAQPADFGQEFSALILAVRVVDGLDQAIEHIDNYGTDHSDTILSHDPAAIERFLNEVDSAVVYANSSTRFTDGSQMGLGAEIAISTQKLHARGPMALRELTSYKWVVRGAGHIRD from the coding sequence ATGCTTGAGGCAATGGGTCAGCGAGCAAAGCTGGCAGCACGAATATTGGCCCGCACAACTACGGCTCAACGTAATGCTGCCGTCGAGGCCATGGCTGAAGAACTAAGCCTTGATCGCGAATCAATTCTTTCGGCCAACGAGGCTGATATGCGACTGGGGCGCGAGGCTGGCTTAACCCCAGCCTTGCTTGATCGTTTATTACTTAACGAGCAGCGACTTGAAACAATTGCCAACGATGTGCGCACCGTGGCGGTTTTGCCTGATCCGGTTGGCGAGATATTTGAGCAAGGTGTGCTGCCAAATGGCTTGCGCATCGAAAAGCGCCGCGTGCCGCTGGGAGTAGTTGGCGTAATCTATGAGGCGCGGCCAAATGTTACTGCTGATGTGGCAGCGTTGTGTATCAAGGCAGGCAGTGCGGTGATTTTACGGGGTGGTAAGGAGATTACCCGTTCAGCTGGAGCATTGGTTCAAGCTCTCCGTCGTGCCTTAGAACGAGTTGATCTGCCCGCTGATGCCTTGCAACTAATCGACAATCCTGATCGCGAATTGGTGCGCGGCTTGCTGACCTTGGATCGCTATGTGGATATGATTATTCCGCGTGGTGGTTCGGGCTTGCACGATTTTTGCCGTAAAACTGCCACAATTCCGGTGATTACGGGCGGAATTGGGGTTTGCCACGCCTACATTGACCATACTGCGCCACTTGAGCAAGTTGTGCCAATTATTGTTAATGCCAAAGTGCAACGCCCAAGCGTGTGCAACTCGCTCGAAACCGTGTTGATTGAGCGTAGCGCCGCCGCCAAAGTGCTGCCACGGCTCGGTGCAGCTTTGTACGAAAATAAGGTCGAATTGCGCTGTGATCCTGAGTCGTTGGCGATCTTACGCGAAGCTGGTAGCGCCGATTGGCACTTAGTTGCGGCCCAGCCCGCTGATTTTGGTCAAGAGTTCTCGGCATTAATTTTGGCGGTACGAGTGGTTGATGGGCTTGATCAAGCGATTGAGCATATTGATAACTATGGCACTGACCATTCCGACACGATTTTATCGCACGATCCAGCGGCGATTGAGCGCTTTTTGAACGAGGTTGATTCGGCGGTCGTTTATGCCAATTCCTCAACCCGTTTCACCGATGGCTCGCAAATGGGCTTGGGCGCTGAAATTGCGATCAGCACCCAAAAATTGCATGCACGTGGCCCGATGGCTTTGCGTGAACTGACCTCGTACAAATGGGTAGTCCGCGGTGCTGGCCACATTCGCGATTGA
- a CDS encoding histidine phosphatase family protein — translation MAKLYLIRHGQAVVNVEPIIGGIKGDRGLTALGVQQAESLRDRLMATREIVPDLFICSTMPRAMQTAEIIAPAFAKPLLYDEGFCEFNVGEADGLSWKEYNARYGKFDFDLRKPLSPGGETWQTFCQRTHFNFERVLNANPEATIVIVCHGWVIESSLSYFWPHTRSEQPNVDLEVTNTSLTHWYQHQRGGQVRWFLGGYNDAVHLHAAVRWQLEGDLEGEDHPAAPLGEL, via the coding sequence ATGGCTAAACTCTATTTGATTCGCCATGGCCAGGCTGTGGTGAATGTCGAGCCGATTATTGGTGGGATCAAGGGTGATCGTGGCTTGACAGCCTTGGGTGTGCAACAAGCTGAATCGTTACGTGATCGGCTGATGGCAACTCGCGAGATTGTGCCCGATTTATTTATTTGTAGTACGATGCCACGTGCAATGCAAACAGCCGAAATTATCGCGCCAGCGTTTGCCAAGCCCTTGCTTTACGATGAAGGTTTTTGTGAGTTCAATGTGGGCGAGGCTGATGGCCTGAGTTGGAAAGAGTATAATGCGCGTTATGGAAAGTTTGATTTCGACCTACGCAAGCCCTTATCGCCTGGTGGCGAGACTTGGCAAACCTTTTGTCAACGCACTCATTTCAATTTTGAACGGGTGCTGAACGCCAATCCCGAGGCCACGATTGTAATTGTTTGCCACGGTTGGGTGATAGAATCGTCGTTAAGCTATTTTTGGCCGCATACTCGTAGCGAACAACCAAATGTCGATCTCGAAGTAACCAATACATCCTTGACCCATTGGTATCAGCATCAGCGGGGTGGGCAGGTGCGCTGGTTTTTGGGTGGCTACAACGACGCTGTGCATTTACATGCCGCTGTTCGTTGGCAACTCGAAGGCGATCTGGAAGGTGAGGATCATCCAGCCGCCCCGCTTGGCGAGTTATGA
- the proB gene encoding glutamate 5-kinase, whose translation MRIVVKLGTSVLTDGTDRLHRPRMVDLARQMAQLRDVGHEVVLVSSGAVLAGWERLGFPKRRRELTHKQALAAVGQGRLMHIYGQLFEIYDVPVAQTLLTRADLRDRVRYLNARATLLTCLEIGVLPIINENDAVAVDEIRVGDNDTLSALVANLVDAQLLVILSDIAGLYSADPRHNPEATLIDDVAAVNEQVYALAGAAGSHRGTGGMFTKIQAAELATRAGTTMVIAAGNEPNVLVRLVAGESVGTRFRPVSTRLESRKRWIMAERVRQAHIAVDAGAVQALTQQGRSLLPAGIVAVEGEWRRGQTVAIVAPDGQTIACGLCQYAAHEVAQIKGSRTSDIESILGYSYGAEVIHRDDMVAFVKDEL comes from the coding sequence ATGCGAATTGTAGTTAAACTTGGGACGAGCGTTTTGACCGACGGAACCGACCGTTTGCATCGCCCACGCATGGTCGATTTGGCGCGTCAGATGGCCCAATTACGTGATGTTGGCCACGAAGTTGTCTTGGTTTCTTCAGGCGCAGTGTTGGCTGGCTGGGAGCGCTTGGGCTTTCCCAAACGACGGCGTGAGTTGACCCATAAACAGGCGTTGGCGGCAGTTGGGCAGGGCCGTTTGATGCATATTTATGGTCAATTATTTGAAATTTACGATGTGCCTGTAGCTCAAACGCTGCTTACCCGCGCCGACTTGCGTGATCGAGTGCGCTACCTGAATGCCCGCGCCACCTTATTAACTTGCTTGGAAATTGGCGTATTGCCAATTATCAATGAAAATGATGCAGTGGCAGTTGATGAGATTCGCGTCGGCGATAATGACACACTTTCAGCTTTGGTCGCGAATTTGGTTGATGCCCAGTTATTGGTCATTTTGAGCGATATTGCTGGCTTATATAGCGCCGACCCACGCCATAACCCTGAAGCAACCCTGATCGACGATGTTGCGGCGGTGAATGAACAGGTTTATGCTTTGGCAGGAGCGGCGGGTTCGCATCGTGGCACTGGCGGTATGTTCACCAAAATTCAGGCTGCCGAATTGGCGACCCGTGCTGGCACAACCATGGTGATTGCTGCTGGTAACGAGCCGAACGTACTTGTGCGCTTGGTCGCTGGCGAGAGTGTTGGCACACGGTTTCGGCCAGTCAGCACCCGCTTGGAAAGCCGCAAACGCTGGATTATGGCTGAGCGCGTGCGCCAAGCCCATATTGCAGTTGATGCAGGTGCAGTTCAAGCCCTCACTCAGCAAGGCCGTAGCCTGTTGCCTGCTGGAATTGTGGCAGTTGAAGGCGAATGGCGACGCGGCCAAACTGTAGCGATTGTCGCGCCCGACGGCCAAACGATCGCCTGTGGCCTATGCCAATATGCCGCCCACGAAGTTGCCCAAATCAAAGGCTCGCGCACCAGCGATATCGAAAGCATTCTCGGCTATTCTTATGGCGCTGAAGTCATTCACCGCGATGATATGGTAGCCTTTGTTAAGGATGAATTATGA